GGTAATCTTCAGCAAGAGCTCGTGCTGCATATCTCACTCGATCAAAACCCTGCTTTGTGACTTTGGGGTGAACCCAGCAGTGTATGAGCTTGATGAGATGCAAAGAGGGAGGGAGATAGAGCAAGCTCTCTCTAGGCTGGGATGCAACCCTACTGTGCCTGCTGTGTTCATTGGCGGTGAACTTGTGGGTGGAGCCAATGAGGTCATGAGTCTTCATCTTAAGCGCTCCTTAATCCCCATGCTTATGCGCGTCGGAGCATTATGGGTTTGATTTAGCTAATTAACTTACATAACAGGAGCTTAAGATTCCTAGTTATGCATGCTTGATATATtactaaacaaaaaga
This Pyrus communis chromosome 6, drPyrComm1.1, whole genome shotgun sequence DNA region includes the following protein-coding sequences:
- the LOC137738309 gene encoding monothiol glutaredoxin-S2-like, with translation MEAVTKMASERPVVIFSKSSCCISHSIKTLLCDFGVNPAVYELDEMQRGREIEQALSRLGCNPTVPAVFIGGELVGGANEVMSLHLKRSLIPMLMRVGALWV